The following proteins come from a genomic window of Gossypium raimondii isolate GPD5lz chromosome 5, ASM2569854v1, whole genome shotgun sequence:
- the LOC128032016 gene encoding pentatricopeptide repeat-containing protein At1g63330-like, with translation MGKLPSSFILRSVVNAGSHLSNFHSFSSSSITIATHIECLSKKPMSMPVRGKGKRDHHFDNVDHALSLFNKMIEKYPKPSIVEFNKLLGAIVKMKHYAIVVSKYRQIELLGVSHDGYSMSILINCFCQLGRIDFGLSVLGKMLKLGVEPDVVIFSTLINGLCNQSKISEAVRMFDEMTEKGYQPNLIVYSTMLKGLCKTGNTGRAVRFLRLMESRGYEPDIVAYNTVIDCLCKNGLLQEVLNLLSEMKVKGIRPNIITYNCLIHGMCNLGQQEEATRLLNEMVGNNISLDIVMYNTLVDALCKEGTISKAVEIVDTMRKQGIEPNVVTYNTLVDAHCKEGMVSEAEDIVDAMIKQGIEPNVVTYNTLVNGHCLRNEMDKARIVFNLMIEKGCAPDIVTYSTMINGYCKDKRLDEAMELFHEISQKGPIPDTVTYCTLMQSLFQLGKVSTACELFRKMLASGQVPDIATCLILLDGLCKTGHIEEALRLFQAMRNSGLELDIVPYNILIDGLCKVGHIEFAKELFHQLSDNSLKPSVYTYCIMINRLCKEGLPDEAYRLFGSMGDNDCLPNSCCYNVMIRGFLRNSYTSKATQLLTEMVGKGFSADIFTATLFMDLIIYSNKSILL, from the coding sequence ATGGGTaagcttccttcttcttttattcttcGTTCGGTGGTTAATGCTGGAAGCCATCTTTCTAATTTccactctttttcttcttcttctatcaCCATTGCTACCCACATCGAATGCCTAAGTAAGAAACCCATGTCCATGCCTGTTAGaggaaagggaaaaagagaCCACCACTTCGATAATGTTGATCATGCTTTGAGTTTGTTCAATAAGATGATTGAAAAGTACCCAAAGCCTTCAATTGTggaattcaataaattattaggAGCCATTGTTAAGATGAAACATTATGCCATTGTTGTTTCTAAGTATAGACAGATCGAATTATTGGGAGTTTCCCACGATGGTTATTCTATGAGCATCTTGATTAATTGCTTTTGTCAATTAGGTCGAATTGATTTTGGGTTGTCTGTTTTGGGGAAAATGCTGAAGTTAGGTGTTGAGCCTgatgttgtaattttttcaactttgaTTAATGGGCTTTGTAATCAAAGTAAGATTTCTGAGGCCGTTCGTATGTTCGATGAAATGACTGAAAAAGGTTATCAACCTAATTTGATTGTTTACAGTACAATGCTTAAGGGATTGTGTAAGACCGGTAATACTGGTAGAGCTGTTAGGTTTCTGAGGCTGATGGAAAGCAGAGGTTATGAACCCGATATTGTAGCATATAACACTGTCATTGACTGCCTTTGTAAGAACGGTTTGTTACAGGAGGTTCTGAATCTCTTATCTGAAATGAAGGTTAAGGGCATTAGACCAAATATCATAACTTATAACTGCTTAATTCATGGTATGTGTAATTTGGGCCAGCAGGAGGAGGCAACAAGGCTTTTGAATGAAATGGTTGGTAACAATATTTCACTTGATATTGTCATGTATAATACATTGGTTGATGCTCTTTGCAAGGAAGGAACGATTTCTAAAGCTGTAGAGATCGTTGACACAATGAGAAAGCAAGGCATTGAGCCTAATGTTGTCACGTACAATACATTGGTTGATGCGCATTGCAAGGAAGGTATGGTCTCTGAAGCAGAGGATATTGTTGACGCAATGATAAAGCAAGGCATTGAGCCTAATGTTGTCACGTATAATACATTAGTTAATGGCCATTGCTTGCGGAATGAAATGGATAAAGCTAGAATAGTTTTCAACTTGATGATTGAGAAGGGTTGTGCACCTGATATAGTTACTTACAGCACCATGATCAATGGATATTGCAAAGATAAAAGGTTAGACGAAGCAATGGAACTCTTTCATGAAATATCTCAAAAGGGACCAATCCCGGATACTGTCACATACTGCACTCTTATGCAGAGTCTGTTTCAGTTAGGGAAAGTTTCAACTGCATGTGAACTTTTTAGAAAGATGCTTGCTTCTGGACAAGTTCCAGATATAGCGACCTGTTTGATTTTGCTGGATGGTTTATGCAAAACAGGTCATATCGAAGAGGCATTGAGACTTTTTCAAGCAATGCGAAACAGTGGGTTGGAACTTGATATTGTCCCATATAATATCCTAATTGATGGGTTGTGCAAAGTTGGGCATATCGAATTTGCCAAGGAATTATTTCATCAACTCTCAGACAACAGCTTAAAACCTAGTGTTTACACATATTGTATAATGATTAATAGACTGTGTAAAGAGGGATTGCCAGATGAAGCATACAGGTTGTTTGGGAGCATGGGAGATAATGACTGTTTGCCTAATAGCTGCTGTTATAATGTAATGATTCGGGGGTTCCTTCGCAACAGCTATACTTCAAAGGCAACACAACTTCTTACGGAAATGGTTGGTAAGGGCTTTTCTGCAGATATATTCACTGCCACCTTATTTATGGATCTTATCATATACTCTAATAAATCAATCTTGCTCTGA
- the LOC105766480 gene encoding pentatricopeptide repeat-containing protein At2g41720 — MTTLSHPLPIKFPLNSPTSSHATPSKSLILCKKRNNDTAFEEHKSGFVDYDKGQHEVSTRVSGLRKAHIPKRYRLRVEGDRFQKDWTISEVVDRVLELNHWENVEPVLNRWVGRFARKNFPFLIKELTQRGAIEHSIKVFEWMKRQKNYCARTDIYNMMIRLHARHKRTDQARGLFFEMQKWRCKPDVDTYNALIHAHGQVGQWRWAMNIMEDMLSAAIPPSRSTYNNLINACGSSGNWREALKVCKKMTENGVGPDLVTHNIVLSAYKSGAQYSKALSYFELMKGTHIRPDTTTLNIVINCLVKLGQYGKAMDIFNSMRDERADSRPDIVTFTSIIHLYSVCGQIENCKAVFNAMLAEGIQPNIVSYNTLMAAYASHGMSKEAVAVFDQIKQNGFRPDVVSYTSLLNAYGRSQLPEKAREIFDTMKRNNVKPNLVSYNALIDAYGSNGLLAEAVEVLRQMEQDGIKPNIVSICTLLAACGRCRQKVNIDAVLSAAELRCIKLNTVAYNSAIGSYMNVGEFEEAIALYKSMRKRKVLADSVTYTILISGSYKLSRYSEALGFLDDMVGLKIPLTKEVYSSLICVYSKQGQVAEAESMFNMMKFSGCCPDVVAYTAMLHAYNSAENWAKASAIFLEMEENGIQPDSIACSALLRAFNKGGQPSKVLVLAKYMREKAIPLNDAVFFEMVSACSILQDWKTTIDLIKLMEPWFPLVSIGLLNQLLHLLGKSGKIESMMKLFYKIIASGVPVSFNTYSILLKNLLAAENWRKYIEVLQWMEDSGIQPSKGMFVDIVSFSQKRCGVEYADKIKEKVGKLKLFLP, encoded by the exons ATGACCACTCTATCCCATCCGCTCCCTATCAAATTCCCTCTCAACTCGCCAACTTCCTCCCACGCCACTCCCTCCAAATCCCTTATCCTTTGCAAGAAACGCAATAACGACACCGCGTTTGAGGAGCATAAATCGGGGTTCGTCGACTACGACAAGGGCCAGCACGAGGTTTCCACTCGGGTGAGTGGACTCAGGAAGGCCCATATCCCTAAACGGTACCGTTTGCGTGTAGAAGGCGACCGCTTCCAGAAGGACTGGACCATATCTGAGGTGGTCGACCGAGTGCTGGAGCTCAATCATTGGGAGAATGTCGAACCGGTACTGAACCGGTGGGTTGGCCGTTTTGCTAGGAAAAATTTCCCCTTCCTCATTAAG GAACTGACACAAAGGGGTGCAATTGAACATAGTATAAAAGTATTTGAGTGGATGAAAAGGCAGAAGAACTACTGTGCACGAACTGATATCTACAATATGATGATAAGATTACATGCTAGACATAAACGGACAGATCAGGCTAGGGGGTTGTTCTTTGAAATGCAAAAGTGGAG GTGCAAGCCTGATGTTGACACATACAATGCTCTTATCCATGCACATGGTCAAGTTGGTCAATGGCGTTGGGCTATGAATATCATGGAAGACATGCTCAGTGCAGCT ATCCCTCCAAGTCGATCAACTTATAACAACTTGATAAACGCTTGTGGATCTAGTGGAAACTGGAGAGAAGCTCTGAAGGTTTGCAAGAAAATGACGGAAAATGGAGTTGGACCAGATCTGGTGACACATAACATTGTATTGTCAGCATATAAGAGTGGGGCCCAGTATTCAAAAGctttatcttattttgaattgATGAAAGGGACACATATTCGTCCTGATACAACTACACTCAATATTGTGATAAATTGCCTAGTGAAGCTCGGACAATATGGAAAAGCTATGGATATATTTAATTCCATGAGAGATGAGAGAGCAGATTCCCGACCTGACATCGTTACATTCACTAGCATCATTCACCTTTATTCTGTTTGCGGACAGATAGAAAACTGTAAGGCTGTGTTCAATGCAATGCTTGCAGAAGGTATACAACCCAATATTGTTTCATATAACACACTAATGGCTGCATATGCTTCACATGGAATGAGTAAAGAGGCAGTTGCTGTTTTTGACCAGATAAAACAAAATGGATTTCGTCCAGATGTTGTTTCTTATACTTCTTTACTTAATGCTTATGGAAGATCGCAGCTACCTGAAAAAGCTAGAGAAATTTTTGATACGATGAAGAGAAACAATGTTAAACCTAATCTTGTAAGTTATAATGCATTGATTGATGCCTATGGATCCAATGGTTTATTAGCTGAGGCTGTAGAAGTCTTGCGTCAAATGGAGCAAGATGGGATTAAGCCAAACATCGTCTCAATTTGCACCCTTTTAGCTGCCTGTGGGCGCTGTCGGCAGAAAGTGAATATTGATGCTGTACTGTCAGCAGCTGAGCTGCGATGTATCAAACTGAATACAGTTGCCTACAATTCAGCAATTGGAAGCTATATGAATGTCGGAGAGTTTGAGGAGGCGATAGCTTTGTACAAATCCATGAGGAAAAGGAAAGTCTTAGCAGATTCTGTTActtatacaatattaataaGTGGTTCCTATAAACTGTCCAGATATAGTGAGGCACTTGGGTTTCTTGATGACATGGTTGGTTTAAAAATTCCCTTAACGAAGGAGGTGTACTCATCTCTTATTTGTGTCTACAGTAAACAG GGCCAAGTTGCTGAGGCTGAATCAATGTTCAACATGATGAAGTTTTCTGGTTGTTGTCCTGATGTTGTTGCGTATACTGCAATGCTGCATGCTTATAATTCTGCAG AAAATTGGGCAAAAGCTTCTGCAATCTTCCTAGAGATGGAAGAAAATGGTATCCAACCAGACTCTATAGCATGTTCTGCTCTACTGCGAGCTTTTAACAAGGGAGGACAACCGTCCAAAGTTCTTGTTTTGGCAAAGTATATGAGAGAGAAAGCAATTCCTTTAAATGATGCTGTTTTCTTTGAAATGGTATCAGCTTGTAGCAT TTTACAAGATTGGAAGACTACAATTGACCTGATCAAACTAATGGAGCCTTGGTTCCCTTTGGTTTCCATTGGGCTTTTGAATCAGCTTCTTCATCTGCTTGGGAAGAGTGGAAAGATTGAATCCATGATGAAG CTGTTTTACAAGATAATAGCATCAGGTGTTCCAGTCAGTTTCAACACCTACTCAATCTTGTTGAAAAATCTGTTGGCAGCTGAAAATTGGCGGAAATATATCGAG GTTCTTCAGTGGATGGAGGATTCCGGAATTCAACCTTCGAAAGGGATGTTTGTTGATATTGTCTCCTTTTCACAGAAAAGATGTGGGGTTGAATATGcagataaaataaaagaaaaagtaggtAAGCTGAAGTTATTTCTGCCATGA
- the LOC128041124 gene encoding pentatricopeptide repeat-containing protein At1g64100-like has product MELFHEISRKRPIPHTVTYNTLMQSHIEEALKLFQAMRNSGLELDIVPYNILIDGLCKAGHIEFAKELFHQLSDNGFKLDVYTYCIMINGLCKEGLPDEAYRLFGSMGDNDCLPNSCCYNEMIRGFLCNSYNSKATQLLSEMVGKGFSADIFTATLFMDLIIYSNKSILL; this is encoded by the exons ATGGAACTCTTTCATGAAATATCTCGAAAGAGACCAATCCCGCATACTGTCACATACAACACTCTTATGCAGA GTCATATCGAAGAGGCATTGAAACTTTTTCAAGCAATGCGAAACAGTGGGTTGGAACTTGATATTGTCCCATATAATATCCTAATTGATGGGTTGTGCAAAGCTGGGCATATCGAATTTGCCAAGGAATTATTTCATCAACTCTCAGACAATGGCTTTAAACTGGATGTTTACACATATtgtataatgattaatggactgtGTAAAGAGGGATTGCCAGATGAAGCATACAGGTTGTTTGGGAGCATGGGAGATAATGACTGTTTGCCTAATAGCTGCTGTTATAATGAAATGATTCGGGGGTTCCTTTGCAACAGCTATAACTCAAAGGCAACACAACTTCTTTCGGAAATGGTTGGTAAGGGCTTTTCTGCAGATATATTCACTGCCACCTTATTTATGGATCTTATCATATACTCTAATAAATCAATCTTGCTCTGA
- the LOC128040977 gene encoding pentatricopeptide repeat-containing protein At1g62720-like isoform X1 gives MEGRGYEPNIVAYSTVIDCLCKNGLLKEALDLFSEVKVKGIRPNIFTYNCLIHGMCNLGQQEEATRLLNEMVDNNILLNIVTYTLLIDTLCKEGTISKAVEIVDTMRKQGIEPDVVAYNTLVHAHCKEGMVSEAEDIVDAMIKRGIEPDVVTYSALINGHCLQNEMQKARSVFNLMIEKGCDSYLQHHDQWILQW, from the coding sequence ATGGAAGGCAGAGGTTATGAACCCAATATTGTAGCATATAGCACTGTCATTGACTGTCTTTGTAAGAACGGGTTGTTAAAGGAGGCTCTCGACCTCTTCTCTGAAGTGAAGGTTAAAGGCATTAGACCAAATATCTTTACTTATAACTGCTTAATTCATGGTATGTGTAATTTGGGCCAGCAGGAGGAGGCAACAAGGCTTTTGAATGAAATGGTTGATAacaatattttacttaatattgTCACATATACTTTATTGATTGATACACTTTGCAAGGAAGGAACGATTTCTAAAGCTGTAGAGATCGTTGACACAATGAGAAAGCAAGGCATTGAGCCTGATGTTGTCGCGTATAATACATTGGTTCATGCGCATTGCAAGGAAGGGATGGTCTCTGAAGCTGAGGATATTGTTGACGCAATGATAAAGCGAGGCATTGAGCCTGATGTTGTTACCTATAGTGCATTAATCAACGGCCATTGCTTGCAGAATGAAATGCAAAAAGCTAGAAGCGTTTTCAACTTGATGATTGAGAAGGGTTGTGATAGTTACTTACAGCACCATGATCAATGGATATTGCAATGGTAA
- the LOC128040977 gene encoding pentatricopeptide repeat-containing protein At1g62720-like isoform X2: MGKLPSSFILRSLVNGGSHLSNFHSSSSSSSNTIAPHIKALSKKAMSVRGKGKGDDGFENVDHALILFNKMIGSQMELLGVSHDVYSVSILKLGVEPSAVTSSTLINGLCNQSKISEAVCMFDEMTEKGINLI; the protein is encoded by the exons ATGGGTaagcttccttcttcttttattcttcGTTCACTTGTTAATGGTGGAAGCCATCTTTCTAACTTccactcttcttcttcttcttcttctaacaCCATTGCTCCCCACATCAAAGCCTTAAGTAAGAAAGCCATGTCTGTTAGAGGAAAGGGAAAAGGGGATGATGGCTTCGAGAATGTTGATCATGCTTTGATTTTGTTCAATAAGATGATTGGCAG CCAGATGGAATTATTAGGCGTTTCCCATGATGTTTATTCTGTGAGCATCTTGAAGTTAGGTGTTGAACCTAGTGCTGTAACTTCTTCAACTTTGATAAATGGGCTTTGTAATCAAAGTAAGATTTCTGAGGCCGTTTGTATGTTCGATGAAATGACTGAAAAAGGTATCAACCTAATTTGA